The DNA window GCCCGAAAGCCGCAAGCGAAGGGCCGATGCCAATGGCTTTGATCATCGAACGCGGCGAAACCAAACGGCTCGGTGATTAAATGCGAAATTCGCTACTCAGTTTGTCTGAGGTCTGAACCGATCTGTTGCGTTCACAAGCTCGCTGATGATTCCAGGCTCCATTGAGGAATGTCCCGCATCGCCTACAACGATAAGTTCCGCTTCGGGCCAGGCACGGTGTAACGCCCAGGCGCTCATGATTGGGCACACCACATCGTACCGGCCTTGAACAATGACCGAAGGAATGTGGCGAATCTTGCCGACATTTTCCAGCAGGTAATTGTCTGATTCAAAAAACGCGTTGTTGATGAAGTAATGCGCTTCGATGCGCGCCAGCGAAAGCGCCAAGTGCGCTTCGCCAAAATCATCAATCAGGTTTTGATCGGGAAAGAGTTTTGACGTGCTGCCTTCCCAAACGCTCCAGGCGCGCGCTGCCTCCAGCCGAATGGATTCATCTTCGCTGGTCAGGCGACGGTAATACGCTTCCAGCATATTGCCGCGCTCGGCTTCGGGAATGATGCGTTCGTATTGTTCCCACACGTCCGGAAAAATGGCGCTCGCGCCTTCCTGATAAAACCAGTCAATTTCTTTTTTGCGGCAGAGGAAAATCCCGCGCAACACCAGTGCACTCACGCGATCGGGATGCGTTTGCGCGTACGCCAAGGCCAGCGTGCTGCCCCACGAACCGCCAAAGACCGTCCATTTTTCGATGCCCAGATGCTCGCGCAACCGTTCGATGTCCGAAACCAGATGCCAGGTCGTATTCTCTTCCAGGCTGGCATGCGGTGTGCTTTTGCCCGAACCACGCTGATCGAACAGCACGATTCGATATGCGTTCGGATCGAAAAAGCGCCGATAGTCGGGAGTCAGACCTCCGCCAGGACCACCATGAAGAAAAACAACGGGCTGGCCGTCAGGGTTTCCGCATTGCTCAAAATACAGTTCGTGAATGTCAGATATTTTCAGCATTCCTTGCAGATACGGTTCGATTGGATCGTAAAGTGTTTTCATGAGTCTTCCTGAGATTTGTTGTTTACCGTCTCTCTTCAATTCCAGACCGGTTTTCAATTGTGTCGCTGGGACTTCAACAATTCAACACAAAGGATCAAAGGAACCAAGGTTCAAAAAGGCTTTTCATCGTTTGTTGGGATACTTCTTTGATCCTTTGACTCTTCGCCCCTTTGTGTTGATCCGTACATCAAGCTGAAAACGATCTAAAAGAAGACGCGCTGAATGAACCAATAGCTCCCCGCCAGAATCACAGCTACAGAGCCGATTGTCGCAATTTGTTTTCCCAATGGCGGGTTGCGCTTGCGCAGGATGGCCAGCAACGTTGCCGCGACTATGACGATGCAAAGCTGACCAAGCTCCACGCCGAAGTTGAACGAAAACATCGACCAGCCCAGCGCCTGTCGCGGCAATCCAAATTCGCGTAACACGCCTGCAAACCCAAATCCGTGGACGAAGCCGAAGAAAAACGCGATCCAGGCGCGCACATCACGACCTTCTTTTCCGACCATCAGATTGTCAATGCCAACGTAAATGATGCTCAGAGCGATGGCCGGTTCGATCAATCGCGCGGGCGGATTCAGCACATCCAGTGCCGCCAGCGACAACGTGATGCTGTGGGCAATCGTGAAGGCCGTGACAATGGTCATCAGCCGCATCAGGCTTCCTCCCAGCAATAACAACCCAACGATAAAGAGAATGTGATCCGGCCCGGTGAAAATGTGATGCACGCCGCTGACGACAAATTTTTTCACGACGGCCAAGGTGCCTTGCCGGGTGCCGGTGAAGTAATCGAAAGTCGTGTGGTCTTTGCTGAAGATTTCCTGATGCGTGAGCGCCTCGCCTTCATAAATGCTCAGGAAGGTTTGATGCAGCGGATCGTAGGGAAACAGCGCGCATCGAATGTTGATCGCGCCCGGCGAAGAAGTCGTGGCAAATGTGAGATGGAATTTTAGCGCTTGTTGGTCAGGCAGGATTTCAATGTTCGATAAGCCAACCTCAAGTTGCTTACCATCTGCGATCAACACAAAGCGTTGCCGCAATAAATCCAAAATGGCTTCTTTCTTTGTTTCGGCCTGTCCCGTTTCAAGCAATGATTCCGGGGGCGAAACATTTAACTCGTGCGCAAGATCAATAACGTGCACCACAAGCGAGCCGTCCAGTTGGCTCTGATCCAGATGCAGGTCTAGATAACTGAACGGGGAAGGATGAGCAAGAATCGGCGCTGCCAACCCTACCAAAACAAAGATCAGCAGCGCCAATTGTAAGCGGTTCGATTTACTCACAGAGTTATTTCAATTCGGAGTAGATAACGGTGACATCGGCTTTGAGGCGGGCCATGTTGTAAGCCTTGTATTTATCAGGCAGCTTCAATTCCGCAGCCGCCTGATCAGCAGTTTTTCCACTTTTTTTCGCTTGTTCGACAGCGGAAACCAGTTCACGCATGAAATCACCGTATTCCTTGAAATCGCTCCAGGTCATCACGGTGCTGTGGCCTGGAATGACGGTTTCGACGCCTTTGATGCCTGCCGTAGCTTTCGCCAATGTTTTGGGATACTCCACGCCGCTGCCGCCATTGTTCGTATCCATAATCGGAGCCGCTTTCCCGGCAAACAGGTCGCCTGCGTGCATGGTTTTCAACACGGGAAATACGACAAAGCTATCGCCGCCGGTATGACCACGCCCAAAGTAATACAGATCAATTTTGTCGTTGCCTTTCAACAAGCTGAGTTTGTCTTTGTACGTTTTCGAAGGCAAAAATTTCTTTCCTTCTTCGGATTGGAACGCGGCCATTTTTTCCATGCTCGCCTTGCAGTTTTCCTGGGCGACAAATTCGACCATTCCGGTAAAAGCGCTGTTGCTGCCCACGTGGTCGCCGTGAGTATGGGTGTTGATCACCATAATGACAGGCTTTGGGGTGACCGATTTGATCTTATCCAATATGCCCGGGCCATTATTCGGAAGTTTTGTGTCTACAACGACGACACCTTTTTCGGTGATAAATGCGGCGGTGTTTCCGCCTCCGCCTGTGATCATGTAAAGGTTGTCTTTCACTTTCTGAATATCCAGCGCAGGCGGTTGGCCTTGCTGAGCTTGTTTTGCTGTCGCCAAACAGATCGCGCAGACCAGCAGAAGCGCTGTCAATGCTGCCAGACGTTTCATAGAAATTCTCCTGTGATGAGTTGTTTACCGCTTGATGTCACAGCATCATATACACCGATTTCATTGGGCACAAGAATGATGACGAACTTTGCCGCCGTAGTCGTTGCAGGTGCTTGGTGATAGACTGCGCCCGCAATTATCCAAATTGATTTTGAGATTTTTCGCGCAGGCTTTCCTGGCGCTTTCTGCGCTCGTCATCGCTGTAGCATATCGAACAAACACATCGAAACCTTAGGCTGTCGTAGAAAAGCCGTTCGCTTTTTTCGATCAGCTTCCTGTTGTGATTTCTTTGGAGGAACCATGAAACGTTTGCTGTTTTCCAGTCTGGCGCTGCTGCTGGCGCTAACCTTTACCCCAATCTTTGGCCCTGTGACGGGCAATACCAAAAACGATCCGCCGGTCGTTGCGCCTGAAACCGTAGGCATGTCTGCCAATCGGTTGACAAACATTCAGACAGTGATGAGCAAACACATCGCTGAAAAACACATTCCAGGAGCCAGCGGATTGATCGCCCGCCACGGAAAGATCGCTTATCAGGAGGCTTTCGGGATGGCCGACATGGAAGCCGGAAAGCCCATGCAGATGGACACGATTCATCGCATTTATTCGATGTCGAAACCCATCACCAGCGTCGCAGTGATGATGCTGTACGAAGAAGGCAAGTTTCAGCTCAACGATCCGGTCGCAAAATACCTGCCGGAATTCGCCAAGATGCAGGTCGGCGTGGAAGAAAAAGACCCGCAAACTGGCCAGATGGTGATGAAAACTCGTCCAGCCAGAAATCCCATCACTGTTCGGGATTTGTTACGCCACACAGCCGGGCTGACCTATGGAGTGTTTGGTGACACGCTGGTTGACCGCGAATACCGCAAAGCCAGAATTCTGGGTGAACTGAATCTGGCCGATTTCGTCACCGACCTTGCGAAAATCCCATTGCAATACGAACCCGGCACGCGCTGGCATTACAGCGTTTCAGTGGACGTGCTGGGGCGTTTGGTTGAGGTTCTGTCGGGCAAATCCTTCGATCAATTTTTGCAGGAACGCATTTTCACGCCGCTGGAAATGAATGACACAGGGTTCATTGTTCCGGCCAGTAAAAAAGACCGTTTGGCCAAACTTTACACGATCACCAAAGAAGGCAAGCTGCAACCGATCAAAACCTGCTCTTCGCGCGAAGAATGTTACGAAGGGTTTCCGAATGCCGTGCCGGACTTCCTGCATTCGATGGGAATGCAATCAGGTGGCGGCGGCCTGACTTCGACGGCCTATGATTATCTTCGCTTCTGCCAGATGCTGTTGAACAAAGGCGAATCCAATGGCAGACGCCTGCTCAGTCGCAAGACCGTTGAATTGATGAGCAGCGACAATCTGGGAAGCATTCCGGGAATGGGGCCTGGAATGGGGTTCGGTTTGGGCTTCGCTGTCAGTAAAGCTCCGGGCGAAGCCGGGATGATGGGATCGCCCGGCGAATTCAACTGGGGCGGCGCGGCGGGCACCAAATTCTGGATTGACCCGCAGGAAGACTTGATTGGCATTTATATGATTCAGATTTTGCCGCACACCGGATTGGAATACGGCTCGGAATTCCGCGTGCTGACTTATCAATCCATTGCTGATTGATTGGTAGCAGAGCAAACAACAGTGATGAAGAATTGAAATTAGTCGTTGGGAATTCGCCATAGCGGAGGGGGAAGAAAAACCTTTTACCAGCTCGGCAATTCCCAATGACCAATTCTGACAATTCTGACTGCTGACTGACAACATTGATAGCCCAGGAGACGATCCCCCGATGATGCCAACGACGATTACTCCCGGCTTACGCCTCGGCATATATGAAATCATCGCGCCTCTAGGCAAAGGCGGTATGGGCGAAGTCTGGCGCGCGCGCGACACACGGCTCGACCGCGAAGTCGCCATCAAGCTGCTGCCCGCTTCGTTCGCCAAAGATGCCGACCGTCTGCGCCGCTTCGAGCAGGAAGCGAAAGCAACCAGCGCGCTCAACCATCCGAACATTCTGACGGTATACGACATCGGTACGGCGCCGGCGGAACTCGGCTGCGCGCCGTACATCGTGGAAGAATTGCTCATGGGCGAAGAACTGCGCGCGGCCTTGAAGCGCGGCGCGCTCCCGCTGCTGCGCGCGATGGACTGCGCGCAGCAGATCGCCACGGGCCTCGCCGCTGCGCACGCCAAAGGCATCGTCCACCGCGACCTCAAACCGGAAAATCTCTTCGTCACGGATGACGGCTTCGTAAAGATTCTGGATTTCGGCCTGGCCAAGCTCCGCCCGCCCGAAACCATCCCCGATTCCGAAGCGCCGACCCAACGCAAAGCCACCGATCCCGGAACGGTGATGGGCACGGCCAATTATATGTCGCCCGAACAAGCGCGCGGGCAGGACGTGGACGCGCGTTCGGATATTTTCAGTTTGGGATTGGTGCTGTACGAGATGATCGCCGGGCGCGCGCCCTTCGCGGGCGTCAACGCAATAGACGTGATGGGCGCGATCTTGAATCAGGAACCTGCGCCGCTACGCCAGTTCGCGCCCGACGCGCCCGCCGAACTGCAACGCATCGTTACGAAAGCCATGCGCAAAGACCGCGACGAACGTTACCAACACGTCAAAGACTTATTGATTGACCTCAAAGACTTGAAGCAGGAGTTGGAATTTGAGGCCAAGCTGAAAGGCGCACAACCGCTCGTAGCCCCACCTTCAGGCGGAAGCGTCCAACCGCACGAAACGCCGCCTGAAAGTGGAACTCCAAACGCGCAGCCAACCGAGGCCGCGACAAATGAGGTCATAGCGGCACGCACTACATCGAGCGCCGAATACATCGTCAGCGAAATCAAACGGCACAAGACGGGCGTGGTGATTGGCCTTGCCATGCTCCTCATAGGCGTTGTTTCGTTAGCATATGGCCTCTACCGCGTGGCCACACCAGAGCAAAACGTGGCGCGTTTTCAAAACGTGAAGCTTACGCGGCTGACTTTGATGGGCAATGTGAAGTCGCAGAGCGTCAGCGTCTCACCGGACGGCAAATTCATCGCCTACGCGCAGAGTGATGCGGGGCAAAACAGCTTGTGGACGAAAGCCATTGCAACTGGGAGTGCCATACAGATTGTTCAGCCGACGGAAAGCGATCTCATCAATACTGTGTTCTCGCCCGATGGCAACTACGTTTTTTATCAGCAGCGTGAGGGGCAAACGTTCCTTTATCAAGTTCCGGTGCTGGGTGGCACGCCCAGAAAGGTGTTCTCAGAAGGTATGTCCCAGACTCCGATTACGTTCTCACCAGATGGCAAACAACTTGCTTTTCAGCGGAATAGCGCGGATCAAACCAAGTCTCAACTCATCGTCGTGAATGCTGATGGTAGTAACGAGCGGATTCTTGCCGAGCGCCAGGCCAGCGAACCATTTTTTAGAGGCATTGCCTGGTCACCTGGTGGGAAAACCATCGCAGCCACGGCCATCAGCAGAGAAGGCGAGACAATAAAGTACCTGCTGCTCAGTATCACGGTTGAGAACGGAAAGGTTCAATCGCTCGTCGAGCCAAAACACAGCTTGAGTTCTTTCTTTGACGTGAAGTGGCTCAAAGATGGCAATGGGTTAGTGCTGATAGCGAGTGAAAAAGGCGGCCCCCTGCAAATTTGGCATGTCTCATATCCCTCTGGCGAGGTGCGGCGCATTACAAACGATTTGGCCACTTACAGCACGCTGTCGTTGACGGCAGATAACAGTGCGCTAGTCACAGATCAAGCTGAGTCGTTTTCCAATCTCTGGATCACATCGCTCGGCGCCAGTGACCCCGCGCAACAAATCACCCAAGGTGATAACCGAGAAGGCTTCAATGGCGTGAGATGGACGCCAGATGGACGCATCGTTTACACCTCAAGGGCCAGCGGCAAATCTGAAATCTGGCTGAAGAACGCGGATGGAAGTAATGCCAGGCAACTCACGAATGCTTTAGATTCCTTTCCCAACATTCTAGCCGTTTCGCCAAACGGGAAGTTTGTGGTTTTCTCTTTGTTTAGCTCGGCCAGAGTAAACCTGTGGCGCATTGATCTTGACGGCATCAATCTGAAACAAATCACCACAGGCGAAACCGACAACTGGTTTGACCTCACGCCGGATGGTCGCTGGGTGGTCTTTTTGGACAGAGGGCCCGGGATTAGAAAACTGTACAAAGTATCAATTGATGGGGGTAGCCCTGTGCAATTAAACGAAGGGCGTTTCGGCGTGCCGGCGGTTTCGCCGGACGGTAAGTGGATCGCGTGTTTATCGTTTGCTCCTCAATCTTCACAAAGACAGGCGGTCATTCTTCCATTTGAGGGAGGCGCACCAGTCAAAACTTTGGTGGGCAATTATGCCACCAACTTCGGTTCCGCGTTGCGCTGGACACCGGATGGCCGTGCATTG is part of the Acidobacteriota bacterium genome and encodes:
- the pip gene encoding prolyl aminopeptidase encodes the protein MKTLYDPIEPYLQGMLKISDIHELYFEQCGNPDGQPVVFLHGGPGGGLTPDYRRFFDPNAYRIVLFDQRGSGKSTPHASLEENTTWHLVSDIERLREHLGIEKWTVFGGSWGSTLALAYAQTHPDRVSALVLRGIFLCRKKEIDWFYQEGASAIFPDVWEQYERIIPEAERGNMLEAYYRRLTSEDESIRLEAARAWSVWEGSTSKLFPDQNLIDDFGEAHLALSLARIEAHYFINNAFFESDNYLLENVGKIRHIPSVIVQGRYDVVCPIMSAWALHRAWPEAELIVVGDAGHSSMEPGIISELVNATDRFRPQTN
- a CDS encoding HupE/UreJ family protein, whose translation is MSKSNRLQLALLIFVLVGLAAPILAHPSPFSYLDLHLDQSQLDGSLVVHVIDLAHELNVSPPESLLETGQAETKKEAILDLLRQRFVLIADGKQLEVGLSNIEILPDQQALKFHLTFATTSSPGAINIRCALFPYDPLHQTFLSIYEGEALTHQEIFSKDHTTFDYFTGTRQGTLAVVKKFVVSGVHHIFTGPDHILFIVGLLLLGGSLMRLMTIVTAFTIAHSITLSLAALDVLNPPARLIEPAIALSIIYVGIDNLMVGKEGRDVRAWIAFFFGFVHGFGFAGVLREFGLPRQALGWSMFSFNFGVELGQLCIVIVAATLLAILRKRNPPLGKQIATIGSVAVILAGSYWFIQRVFF
- a CDS encoding MBL fold metallo-hydrolase, producing MKRLAALTALLLVCAICLATAKQAQQGQPPALDIQKVKDNLYMITGGGGNTAAFITEKGVVVVDTKLPNNGPGILDKIKSVTPKPVIMVINTHTHGDHVGSNSAFTGMVEFVAQENCKASMEKMAAFQSEEGKKFLPSKTYKDKLSLLKGNDKIDLYYFGRGHTGGDSFVVFPVLKTMHAGDLFAGKAAPIMDTNNGGSGVEYPKTLAKATAGIKGVETVIPGHSTVMTWSDFKEYGDFMRELVSAVEQAKKSGKTADQAAAELKLPDKYKAYNMARLKADVTVIYSELK
- a CDS encoding beta-lactamase family protein; this encodes MKRLLFSSLALLLALTFTPIFGPVTGNTKNDPPVVAPETVGMSANRLTNIQTVMSKHIAEKHIPGASGLIARHGKIAYQEAFGMADMEAGKPMQMDTIHRIYSMSKPITSVAVMMLYEEGKFQLNDPVAKYLPEFAKMQVGVEEKDPQTGQMVMKTRPARNPITVRDLLRHTAGLTYGVFGDTLVDREYRKARILGELNLADFVTDLAKIPLQYEPGTRWHYSVSVDVLGRLVEVLSGKSFDQFLQERIFTPLEMNDTGFIVPASKKDRLAKLYTITKEGKLQPIKTCSSREECYEGFPNAVPDFLHSMGMQSGGGGLTSTAYDYLRFCQMLLNKGESNGRRLLSRKTVELMSSDNLGSIPGMGPGMGFGLGFAVSKAPGEAGMMGSPGEFNWGGAAGTKFWIDPQEDLIGIYMIQILPHTGLEYGSEFRVLTYQSIAD
- a CDS encoding protein kinase; this translates as MPTTITPGLRLGIYEIIAPLGKGGMGEVWRARDTRLDREVAIKLLPASFAKDADRLRRFEQEAKATSALNHPNILTVYDIGTAPAELGCAPYIVEELLMGEELRAALKRGALPLLRAMDCAQQIATGLAAAHAKGIVHRDLKPENLFVTDDGFVKILDFGLAKLRPPETIPDSEAPTQRKATDPGTVMGTANYMSPEQARGQDVDARSDIFSLGLVLYEMIAGRAPFAGVNAIDVMGAILNQEPAPLRQFAPDAPAELQRIVTKAMRKDRDERYQHVKDLLIDLKDLKQELEFEAKLKGAQPLVAPPSGGSVQPHETPPESGTPNAQPTEAATNEVIAARTTSSAEYIVSEIKRHKTGVVIGLAMLLIGVVSLAYGLYRVATPEQNVARFQNVKLTRLTLMGNVKSQSVSVSPDGKFIAYAQSDAGQNSLWTKAIATGSAIQIVQPTESDLINTVFSPDGNYVFYQQREGQTFLYQVPVLGGTPRKVFSEGMSQTPITFSPDGKQLAFQRNSADQTKSQLIVVNADGSNERILAERQASEPFFRGIAWSPGGKTIAATAISREGETIKYLLLSITVENGKVQSLVEPKHSLSSFFDVKWLKDGNGLVLIASEKGGPLQIWHVSYPSGEVRRITNDLATYSTLSLTADNSALVTDQAESFSNLWITSLGASDPAQQITQGDNREGFNGVRWTPDGRIVYTSRASGKSEIWLKNADGSNARQLTNALDSFPNILAVSPNGKFVVFSLFSSARVNLWRIDLDGINLKQITTGETDNWFDLTPDGRWVVFLDRGPGIRKLYKVSIDGGSPVQLNEGRFGVPAVSPDGKWIACLSFAPQSSQRQAVILPFEGGAPVKTLVGNYATNFGSALRWTPDGRALIYMDARQGATNLWRLPLDGSPPQQVTNFDEAKLEHIRNFDLSRDGKRLVIARGGQSADVVLISEVK